The Hyphomicrobiales bacterium genome contains the following window.
AGATCCAGGTCGAGATCGCCGAGGGGGTGCGGGTGCGCGTGGTGCGCTCGATGATCGCCGAGGTGCGCGCGCGCGGCGAGCCGATCGCGGACGGCCCGAAAAAGGAATGAGTGGGTTTGGAGCGGTTCCCTATAACCGGGAACCGCTCTAGACCTCGAACAGGCCGAACAGGCGGAAACTGAGACATGCTGCATTTTGCCCGCTGGAAGGCGGTCCTGATCCTGCTCGTCGGCGCGGCCGGGATCCTGTTCTCGCTGCCCAATTTCGTGCCGGTGCGGGAGCTCGGCTGGATCCCGAGCTGGCTGCCGCACAAGCAGCTCGTGCTCGGCCTCGACCTGCAGGGCGGCGTGCATCTGCTGTGGGAGGTCGACACCGCGTCGGTGATCGACTCGCGGCTGAAGAATCTGCGCGACGACGTGCGCAGCACGCTGCGGACGGCGAGGATTCAGAACCGCAATTTCCTGAAGCGCGAAGACCAGAGCATCGACGTCCGCCTGAGCCCAGAGGACCGCGACGCCGCGCGCCGCGCGCTGCGCGACCTGGCGGCGCCCGTGGCCGGCTCGTTCCTGACCGGAAACCAGGTCTCCGAGGTGGCCATCGAGGACGCGCCGGAGGGGCTGACCCTGCGCCTGACCGAGGAGGGCGTCCAGCGCCGCATCGCCCTGGTGGTCGAGCAGTCGATCGAGGTGATTCGGCGGCGCATCGACCAGCTCGGCACCACCGAGCCGACGATCCAGCGGCAGGGCGCCGACCGCATCCTGGTCCAGGTGCCGGGCGAGCAGAACCCGGAGCGGGTCAAGGACCTTGTCGGCAAGACGGCGAAGCTCGTGTTCCGCCTCGTCGATCTGTCGATCACGCCGCAGCAGGCGATGGAGACGCGGGTGCCGCCGGGCTCCGAGATCGTCTATTCGCAGGACCAGCCGCCGCAACCCTATCTCCTGGAGACGCGCGAGATCGTCGCCGGCGAAAACCTGGTCGACGCCCAGCCCGGCTTCGACCAGCGCACCAACGAGCCGATCGTCACCTTCCGCTTCGACACCCAGGGGGCCAAGCGCTTCGGCGTCACCACCCAGCAGAATGTCGGCCGGCCCTTCGCCATCGTGCTCGACGGCCAGGTGATCAGCGCGCCGGTGATCCGCGAGCCGATCCTCGGCGGGACCGGTCAGATTTCCGGCAACTTCACGGTCGAGGAGGCGAACGATCTTTCGATTCTGCTGCGCGCCGGCGCGCTACCGGCGAAACTGACCATCGTCGAGGAGCGCACCGTGGGGCCGGGACTCGGCGCCGATTCCATCGAAGCCGGCAAGATCGCCGCGATCATCGGCACCGTGGCCGTCATCGTCTTCATGGTCGTCGCCTACGGGCTGTTCGGAATCTTCGCCAATGTGGCGCTGTTCGCCAACCTGTCCCTGATCGTCGGCGCTCTGTCGATGCTGCAGGCGACGCTGACGCTGCCCGGCATCGCCGGCATCGTGCTCACCGTCGGCATGGCGGTCGATTCCAACGTGCTGATCTTCGAGCGCATCCGCGAGGAGCTGCGCTCCGGCAAATCGGCGATCGCCTCGATCGACGCCGGCTTCACCCGGGCGCTGGGGACCATCCTCGACGCCAATATCACGACCTTCATCGCCGCCGTGATCCTGTTCCAGCTCGGCTCCGGCCCGATCCGCGGCTTCGCGGTGACGCTGGCCATCGGCATCGTCACCACGGTGTTCACCGCCTTTACCCTGACCCGGCTGATCGTTGCCACCTGGCTCAAGCAGACGCGCCCGTCCACGGTGCCGATCTGAAGGGGAGAAGAGGCTTCATGTTCAAACCGATCCGATTCTTGCCCGACGAGACGCAAATCGCCTTCATTCGGTTGCGCACCATCAGCTATGCGGTGTCCGCCGCGGCGTCCGTCCTGTCGCTGGCGCTGTTCTTGGTCCTCGGCCTCAACTACGGCATCGATTTCCGCGGCGGCACGCTGATCGAGATCCAGACCAAGACGGAGCAGGCGGACCTTGGCGGTCTGCGCTCGACACTCGGCGGGCTCGGGCTCGGCGACATCGAGATTCAGGAGTTCGGGGCGCCGAACGAGGTGTTGATCCGGGTCGAGCAGCAGCAGGGCGGCGAGGCGGCCCAGCAGACCGTCATCGATAAGGTGAAGCAGGCGCTCGGCGACAGCGTCGAATACCGGCGCGTCGAAGTGGTCGGGCCGAAAGTCTCCGGCGAGCTGGTGCAGACGGGGACCATCGCCGTCGTCGTCGCGCTCATCGCCGTCCTGATCTATATCTGGTTCCGCTTCGAATGGCAGTTCGCCATCGGCGCCGTCGTGGCGACGATCCACGACGTGGTGCTGACGCTCGGCGTCTTCTCGGTGCTGCAGTTGGAGTTCAACCTGTCGATCATCGCCGCGATCCTGACCATCGTCGGCTATTCGTTGAACGACACGGTCGTGGTCTATGACCGGCACCGGGAGAATCTGCGCCGCTACAAGCGCATGGCGCTGCAGGAACTGCTCGACAAGTCGATCAACCAGACCCTGTCGCGCACGCTGCTGACCTCGGTGACGACGCTGATCGCCCTGTTCTCGCTCTACATCTTCGGCGGCGAGGTGATCCGCGGCTTCACCTTCGCGATGATCTGGGGCGTGGTGGTCGGCACCTATTCGTCGATTTTCATCGCCTCGCCGATCCTGATGGTGCTCGGCGTCAAGCGTGACTGGAGCGGGGTGACCGCGGGCGCCAGCGTCTAGAGCGGTTCATGGTTATAGGAAACCATTTGACCGGGATGATTTTGGATTGACGCACAACTCGCTCTGGGCCTCGCTGCGCTCGGCTAACGACTTGATTTTGCTTTCTCCCCCGCCAAGCGGGAGAAGGCTATTATAGCCCTTTATCCATGCATGCGGTTCGCCCAGTTTTCACTGTGCTTTAGTCACGCAACGCCATGCCCCAAGACACGCCCCATTTTCCCGGCCTGCCGCCGATCGACGCCTATGGCAATGGCGGCTTCCGCTTCGCCGACATGTCGCACCGCGGCTCGATCCTGATCGTTCCGTCCGGCGTCTATGCCTGGGAGGTGGCGGATTTCCGGACACTCAAGGAGGGCGATCTTGAGCGCGTCCTGGAGGAAGCGGAGCAGATCGACCTGTTGCTGATCGGAACCGGCACCGAGATCGGCGCGCTTCCGGAAGCCGCGCGGGCGGCGCTGCGGGTCAAGGGCATTGCGGTCGAAACCATGGACACCGGCGCCGCGGCGCGCACCTACAACGTGCTGCTGGCGGAGCGCCGCATGATCGCCGCGGCGCTGATCGCCGTGGACTGAGGCCGACCGCGCCCCCATATCGTACCTCCATGAGCGGGACATACGACCATTGCGCCGATCTGGCGCGGGCGGCGGACCGCGACCGCTATCTGGCGGCGCTGCTGGCGCCGCGCGGGCCGCGCGAGGAGCTAATGGCGCTCTACGCGTTCGATGCGGAGCTTTGCGGCGTCCGCGCCAAGATCAGCGAGCCCTTGGCCGGCGAGATCCGCCTGCAATGGTGGCGCGACGCCATCGCCGTGCTTTACCGGGGCGAAGGCGGCGAGAGCGCCGGCCATCCGGTGCTGCAGGCGCTCAAGCCGGCGATCGCGGCCGGAAAGCTGCCGCTTGACGCCTTCCAGAACCTGATCAATGCGCGCATCTTCGATCTCTACGACGACCCGATCGCCTCGATGACGGAGCTCGAGGGCTATCTCGGCGATACGTTCGGCGCCGTCATCCAACTTTCCTGCCTGATCCTTTCCCGCGGCGCGGACGTGGGCTCAGGGACGGCGGCGGGCCATGCAGGCGTTGCGACCGGGATCGGCTG
Protein-coding sequences here:
- the secF gene encoding protein translocase subunit SecF yields the protein MFKPIRFLPDETQIAFIRLRTISYAVSAAASVLSLALFLVLGLNYGIDFRGGTLIEIQTKTEQADLGGLRSTLGGLGLGDIEIQEFGAPNEVLIRVEQQQGGEAAQQTVIDKVKQALGDSVEYRRVEVVGPKVSGELVQTGTIAVVVALIAVLIYIWFRFEWQFAIGAVVATIHDVVLTLGVFSVLQLEFNLSIIAAILTIVGYSLNDTVVVYDRHRENLRRYKRMALQELLDKSINQTLSRTLLTSVTTLIALFSLYIFGGEVIRGFTFAMIWGVVVGTYSSIFIASPILMVLGVKRDWSGVTAGASV
- the secD gene encoding protein translocase subunit SecD, producing the protein MLHFARWKAVLILLVGAAGILFSLPNFVPVRELGWIPSWLPHKQLVLGLDLQGGVHLLWEVDTASVIDSRLKNLRDDVRSTLRTARIQNRNFLKREDQSIDVRLSPEDRDAARRALRDLAAPVAGSFLTGNQVSEVAIEDAPEGLTLRLTEEGVQRRIALVVEQSIEVIRRRIDQLGTTEPTIQRQGADRILVQVPGEQNPERVKDLVGKTAKLVFRLVDLSITPQQAMETRVPPGSEIVYSQDQPPQPYLLETREIVAGENLVDAQPGFDQRTNEPIVTFRFDTQGAKRFGVTTQQNVGRPFAIVLDGQVISAPVIREPILGGTGQISGNFTVEEANDLSILLRAGALPAKLTIVEERTVGPGLGADSIEAGKIAAIIGTVAVIVFMVVAYGLFGIFANVALFANLSLIVGALSMLQATLTLPGIAGIVLTVGMAVDSNVLIFERIREELRSGKSAIASIDAGFTRALGTILDANITTFIAAVILFQLGSGPIRGFAVTLAIGIVTTVFTAFTLTRLIVATWLKQTRPSTVPI
- a CDS encoding phytoene/squalene synthase family protein, translated to MSGTYDHCADLARAADRDRYLAALLAPRGPREELMALYAFDAELCGVRAKISEPLAGEIRLQWWRDAIAVLYRGEGGESAGHPVLQALKPAIAAGKLPLDAFQNLINARIFDLYDDPIASMTELEGYLGDTFGAVIQLSCLILSRGADVGSGTAAGHAGVATGIGWLLRALPRHAAEEKLYVPRDLIARNGLSSREVVGGQMSGGLAAALGELRDIASKHLEAARTEAGRLPAALRPAFAPCALVAPYLAASERCLDPLQEEIAVNPLRRQWRIWRAARRGL
- a CDS encoding MTH938/NDUFAF3 family protein; translated protein: MPQDTPHFPGLPPIDAYGNGGFRFADMSHRGSILIVPSGVYAWEVADFRTLKEGDLERVLEEAEQIDLLLIGTGTEIGALPEAARAALRVKGIAVETMDTGAAARTYNVLLAERRMIAAALIAVD